A single window of Sphingobacterium sp. ML3W DNA harbors:
- a CDS encoding Shedu anti-phage system protein SduA domain-containing protein, with amino-acid sequence MEINQAQEGTVKSDKDPQINNEIDNKEIEEISEDKKQIWNIEEVEKKLLKAYLNDSETELLAILKNNTFLFYDLFTRKYGIQPIFRELNFGNEFRCDFAWLNDNSSGPEWVLVEIEKPKMNLFKNDNKPTAPFQAAIEQVKNWDQYFQQHPAEKKRIFGSVARFRLILVTGTHEEWQSEQGKRWRAYHHNNTNIEIRSMQTFWKSLTAIKTKPEEFWSFEEKPKTLSHSALSDYWKNYEYMDNWRGIDL; translated from the coding sequence ATGGAGATAAATCAAGCGCAAGAAGGAACTGTAAAATCAGACAAAGATCCGCAAATAAATAATGAAATTGATAATAAGGAAATAGAGGAAATCTCTGAAGATAAAAAGCAAATTTGGAACATTGAAGAAGTTGAAAAAAAACTTTTAAAGGCTTATCTTAACGATTCAGAAACTGAACTTTTGGCTATCCTGAAAAATAACACTTTTCTATTTTATGATCTTTTTACAAGAAAATATGGTATTCAACCAATTTTCCGAGAACTAAATTTTGGAAATGAATTCAGGTGTGACTTTGCATGGCTTAATGATAACTCTTCCGGTCCTGAATGGGTATTGGTCGAAATTGAAAAGCCTAAAATGAATCTTTTTAAAAACGATAATAAACCAACTGCTCCTTTTCAAGCTGCTATTGAACAAGTCAAAAACTGGGATCAATATTTCCAACAACATCCTGCAGAAAAGAAACGAATATTTGGATCTGTAGCTAGATTTAGATTAATTCTGGTCACTGGAACACATGAAGAATGGCAGAGTGAGCAGGGAAAAAGATGGAGAGCATATCACCATAATAACACAAACATTGAGATTCGTTCTATGCAAACATTTTGGAAATCCTTAACTGCCATAAAAACTAAACCAGAAGAGTTTTGGAGCTTTGAAGAAAAGCCAAAAACACTTTCTCATTCGGCATTAAGTGACTACTGGAAAAATTATGAATATATGGATAACTGGAGAGGAATTGATTTATAA
- a CDS encoding AAA family ATPase, whose translation MQYQITAIFLSFTQIHMLKFDTPEVTSFPESIKPFAIANKGYPVGQIADDRRFEELTYSIYKSKIDDDEFPPYDAISLLTGVRDKGRDCVLYKDGKTDGVIQCKLYKNPYSKNELGLEITKFILYSMIDDNLVNDYSTFTYFICTANGLTADCTDFIHDFKNAIGNESQLCKWIDKCLDKPTLQSLKINFNINSFKEKLSKITVKSIYSQDLDIELSSPILSHLAPLFFEVRTVIDSSKLDELINLIKPSLTGQEVINALRTSSVSLSAENNEFSSVPNSHIVRKETEQLYSWLINDNIKTEKHNNICLLVGAAGYGKTVILKDLYDKCLDKKIAVLGLKADKLYPTSIDELQKNISTPLPLIEFIQESKKHFSKIVILIDQIDALSQSMSSDRRFLNVFRNFLDVFLDDDDVKVILSVRPYELNYDPSIQYYKDSKTIHVKQLDNQEVNAILKKARINPDTLSIKLLQLLKVPNQLDVFLQIAINGTSRIQSISLHGLYFELWNQKVTEITKRTNKFQDCISVKRLLYTIVNDMFSKQRISVPVFKYEDYQQELSYLESERLLKREENQIQFFHQSFYDFIFSKQLVENETDVIEYIKDANQSIHIRSAVKMTFTYLREYDFAQYIEYIYSVFDDEEILFHIKQIVFSLIISLETPHQDEISFIKTIIRKDIHCELLFLEMANGKVWFDVVIEQGYLELLKIDTANISSNIEIHKTRQVFYKLQNQIISYNSQKAWEIVATIPDKTKIQDLLYPITDWSNPISIQLFESCFDFEENDPFGYYHVLNSILQNNSSYVIKQLATKLPKSLTHPKETSDYQRNEVLKKIIHICPDKLYPILLDCVLLDLEFDRGYNSGALINDWTFNNVDLDGDKDYLDGQEYAYQLLGFCLKKAAEMKLDNFLSFLDQYKDSKYESILRLVIFTLQGNESLYTDQIYDFFITVTESRIIQEDEGLEHELRILIAKTFDFFTTDQRQNVINYIKQYKKVKEIHYREYGDPIKKHFYTKWGEGKYFWLKRLPQEVVNADPELEQSYHELERRHGDIEDKREVRNPSVMIGCSSPINSKAYPYMSKEQWIAAFRKYDSNYKEDFHSSKGGIHELTSGFKDTTRENPSEMMMDILKTITNDPSVDINYVFPALEVFAEARIDLQQDLIELLKIAISRKQHKSIYYPIRIASILMGSDSESPYLVALITINALNYDRKEIWLDKKENDVTTNINGLVTQAMNTNYGSAISALARIRDNAYENLIFETIESILTSGPPEARALLYYEIAKLTRINIQRTNDVFVSYLAKEEDVYVIASSLWSLQYLRKNGFNSIAPAYEKLIDSNLIGKNDADSLFKILYGSYLYNIEGSKELLYKLIKNNQNAAIRGVRSIFKHYYSISDSKGKNDSLLAYILQEVKIDEEDNLSINFIDIEHIKLKDICLFLSNYIESPLFAMSNYFIEYLCQQCAYLPIEAIKLFDLAFEKRQLNSSLIKGVYKLDESYIKFIVGAYDSLTQKNEEHYKARKSLLLRFDEVLQDFKLRRMADKILVTVT comes from the coding sequence TTGCAGTATCAAATCACCGCCATTTTTTTATCATTTACGCAAATTCACATGTTGAAATTTGACACACCAGAAGTAACATCTTTCCCAGAATCAATAAAACCTTTTGCAATAGCAAATAAAGGGTATCCTGTGGGTCAAATAGCAGACGACCGAAGATTTGAAGAGCTCACTTATTCTATCTACAAATCCAAAATAGATGATGACGAGTTCCCCCCCTATGATGCAATTAGTCTGTTGACAGGAGTTCGCGACAAAGGAAGAGATTGTGTCCTTTATAAAGACGGTAAGACAGATGGTGTAATACAATGTAAACTGTACAAAAATCCATATTCAAAAAATGAATTAGGATTAGAAATCACCAAGTTCATACTATACAGTATGATTGATGATAACTTAGTCAATGACTACTCTACTTTTACCTATTTCATCTGTACTGCAAATGGACTTACTGCCGACTGTACCGATTTTATCCATGATTTCAAAAATGCTATTGGAAATGAATCGCAATTATGTAAATGGATTGATAAATGCTTAGATAAGCCTACCTTGCAAAGTTTAAAGATTAATTTCAATATAAACTCCTTCAAGGAAAAGCTATCTAAGATAACTGTAAAGAGCATTTATTCTCAGGATTTAGACATAGAATTGAGTTCTCCTATCCTATCACATTTAGCTCCACTCTTTTTTGAGGTGAGAACAGTAATAGACTCATCTAAATTAGATGAATTAATAAATCTAATAAAACCAAGTTTGACAGGTCAAGAAGTGATTAATGCGCTTCGAACATCCTCAGTAAGTCTATCCGCTGAAAATAATGAATTTAGCTCCGTCCCTAACTCACATATAGTGCGTAAGGAAACAGAACAATTATATAGCTGGTTGATAAACGACAATATTAAAACGGAAAAACATAACAACATATGCCTTTTAGTGGGGGCTGCCGGATACGGAAAAACTGTTATACTAAAGGACCTGTATGATAAGTGCCTTGATAAAAAGATAGCCGTGCTAGGTTTGAAAGCGGACAAATTGTATCCTACATCAATAGATGAATTACAAAAAAACATAAGTACTCCCCTCCCACTAATTGAATTTATTCAAGAATCTAAAAAGCACTTTTCAAAAATTGTAATTTTGATCGATCAGATCGACGCATTATCTCAATCCATGTCTTCTGACCGTAGATTTTTGAATGTATTCAGAAATTTTCTTGATGTCTTTTTAGATGATGATGACGTCAAAGTGATACTGTCTGTAAGACCTTATGAACTTAATTACGATCCGTCAATTCAGTATTATAAAGATTCGAAAACCATCCATGTAAAACAGTTGGACAATCAGGAGGTTAATGCAATTTTAAAAAAGGCACGTATAAATCCGGACACATTATCAATAAAGCTATTACAGTTACTTAAAGTGCCTAATCAATTAGACGTTTTTTTACAGATTGCAATCAATGGGACAAGTCGTATTCAATCCATATCGCTTCATGGATTATATTTTGAGCTCTGGAATCAGAAAGTTACTGAAATAACGAAAAGAACAAATAAGTTCCAAGACTGTATTTCAGTAAAAAGGCTTTTATATACTATTGTGAACGATATGTTTTCAAAGCAAAGGATTTCTGTTCCTGTCTTTAAATATGAAGATTATCAGCAGGAACTAAGTTACCTAGAAAGCGAAAGGCTACTTAAAAGAGAGGAAAACCAAATACAGTTTTTTCATCAATCGTTTTACGACTTTATATTTTCTAAACAGTTAGTTGAAAACGAAACAGATGTAATCGAATATATCAAAGATGCTAACCAGTCTATTCATATTCGATCTGCTGTAAAAATGACCTTCACTTACCTAAGAGAATATGATTTCGCGCAGTACATTGAATATATCTATTCCGTTTTTGACGACGAAGAAATACTCTTCCATATTAAACAGATTGTGTTTTCCTTAATAATATCCTTAGAAACACCTCATCAGGATGAAATCAGTTTTATTAAAACAATTATTAGAAAAGATATTCACTGCGAATTGTTATTCCTAGAGATGGCTAATGGAAAAGTATGGTTTGATGTTGTAATTGAACAGGGGTATTTAGAGTTGCTAAAAATTGACACTGCAAACATTTCTTCTAATATTGAGATTCATAAAACACGGCAAGTATTCTATAAGCTTCAAAATCAAATCATTTCATACAACTCCCAAAAGGCATGGGAAATAGTGGCAACAATACCAGATAAAACAAAAATTCAAGACCTTCTGTATCCTATAACAGATTGGAGCAATCCAATTAGTATTCAGCTTTTTGAGAGCTGTTTTGACTTTGAAGAAAATGATCCTTTTGGTTATTATCATGTACTAAACAGTATCTTGCAAAATAATTCATCGTATGTAATTAAACAACTTGCTACTAAACTTCCAAAAAGTCTAACACATCCTAAAGAAACTTCAGACTACCAAAGAAATGAAGTTTTAAAAAAAATAATACACATATGTCCAGATAAACTGTACCCAATTTTGTTAGATTGTGTACTATTGGATCTTGAGTTTGATCGTGGTTATAATTCTGGAGCGTTGATTAATGATTGGACGTTCAACAATGTTGATTTAGACGGTGATAAGGATTACCTCGATGGTCAAGAATACGCTTATCAATTACTAGGTTTTTGTCTTAAGAAAGCCGCTGAAATGAAGCTTGATAATTTCTTATCGTTCTTAGATCAATATAAAGATTCAAAATACGAATCCATATTGAGATTAGTCATTTTTACATTACAAGGTAACGAAAGTTTATATACTGATCAAATTTATGATTTCTTTATAACAGTAACTGAATCCAGAATAATACAAGAAGATGAAGGTCTGGAGCATGAACTTAGAATTCTAATAGCAAAAACCTTTGATTTCTTCACCACTGATCAAAGACAAAATGTTATAAACTATATCAAGCAATATAAAAAGGTAAAAGAAATCCATTACCGTGAATATGGAGATCCAATAAAGAAACATTTTTATACTAAATGGGGCGAAGGTAAATATTTTTGGTTAAAGCGTCTTCCTCAAGAAGTAGTTAACGCTGATCCTGAACTAGAGCAGTCTTATCATGAACTTGAAAGACGCCATGGAGATATAGAGGATAAACGTGAGGTAAGAAATCCTTCTGTGATGATCGGCTGTTCAAGCCCTATTAATTCTAAAGCATATCCTTATATGTCAAAGGAACAATGGATTGCAGCGTTTCGAAAATATGACTCAAACTACAAAGAAGATTTTCATAGTAGCAAAGGGGGAATACACGAACTAACATCAGGTTTTAAGGATACAACTCGAGAAAACCCATCAGAAATGATGATGGATATCTTAAAAACTATTACCAATGATCCTAGTGTTGATATTAACTATGTGTTTCCTGCTTTGGAAGTTTTTGCTGAAGCTAGAATAGACCTACAGCAGGATTTAATAGAACTTCTAAAAATCGCTATATCTAGGAAACAACATAAAAGTATCTACTATCCTATACGAATTGCAAGCATTCTTATGGGAAGTGATTCTGAAAGTCCTTATCTCGTGGCCTTAATAACGATTAACGCTTTAAATTACGATAGAAAGGAAATTTGGTTAGATAAAAAGGAAAATGACGTGACAACCAACATTAATGGTTTGGTTACACAAGCTATGAATACGAATTATGGCTCGGCCATTAGTGCGTTGGCTCGTATTAGAGATAATGCCTATGAAAATCTAATATTCGAAACTATAGAAAGTATTTTGACATCAGGTCCGCCTGAAGCTAGGGCTTTGTTATATTATGAAATAGCAAAATTGACCAGAATTAATATACAAAGAACTAATGACGTATTTGTTAGTTACCTGGCAAAAGAAGAAGATGTTTATGTTATAGCATCATCACTATGGTCTTTGCAGTATTTAAGAAAAAATGGGTTCAATTCAATTGCCCCTGCTTATGAAAAGTTGATTGACTCGAACTTAATAGGAAAAAATGATGCCGACTCTCTTTTTAAGATACTGTACGGATCTTATCTTTATAATATTGAAGGATCAAAAGAGTTACTGTATAAATTAATTAAAAACAACCAGAATGCGGCTATTAGAGGGGTACGGTCAATTTTTAAGCACTATTATAGCATATCTGATAGTAAGGGAAAGAATGATAGCTTACTAGCTTATATATTACAAGAAGTCAAAATTGATGAAGAAGATAATTTATCGATTAACTTTATAGATATTGAACACATAAAACTTAAAGATATCTGTCTTTTTCTTTCAAACTATATTGAATCTCCTCTTTTCGCGATGTCTAACTACTTCATTGAGTACTTATGCCAACAGTGTGCCTATTTACCAATTGAAGCGATAAAACTGTTTGATTTAGCTTTTGAAAAAAGACAATTAAATAGCTCTTTGATTAAAGGTGTTTATAAACTAGACGAATCATATATCAAATTTATTGTTGGCGCATATGACAGCTTAACACAAAAAAATGAAGAGCATTATAAAGCCAGAAAAAGCCTCCTGTTACGGTTCGATGAAGTACTGCAAGACTTTAAATTGAGAAGAATGGCAGACAAGATATTAGTTACAGTGACCTAA
- a CDS encoding GNAT family N-acetyltransferase: MTELNFSTERLYIRPVSEKDIENIHRLHSLDETDEFNTLGIPKDINETREIVEGWILENNKSHTFAIELEQENEFIGLIGIKLGKEKYKNAEVWFKLDSRFWNKGYATESLKRIIAFGFDELNLHRIEAGCAVENTGSIHVLEKVGMLREAHTRKLLPLKSGWSDNYGYAILSTD, encoded by the coding sequence ATGACGGAATTAAATTTTAGTACAGAAAGATTATATATAAGACCAGTTTCAGAAAAAGATATCGAAAATATTCACCGTTTACACAGTCTAGATGAAACCGATGAATTTAATACTTTAGGAATTCCAAAAGATATTAATGAAACAAGGGAAATTGTTGAGGGCTGGATTTTAGAAAATAATAAAAGCCACACATTTGCTATTGAATTAGAACAGGAGAACGAATTTATCGGATTAATTGGAATCAAATTAGGAAAAGAAAAATATAAAAATGCTGAAGTCTGGTTCAAATTGGATTCCAGATTTTGGAATAAAGGCTACGCAACAGAAAGTTTAAAAAGAATAATAGCTTTTGGTTTTGACGAATTAAATCTTCACAGAATAGAAGCCGGTTGCGCTGTTGAAAACACAGGCTCTATACATGTATTGGAGAAGGTTGGAATGCTGCGAGAAGCACATACAAGAAAATTATTACCATTAAAATCTGGTTGGTCTGATAATTACGGATACGCCATTTTATCAACCGATTAA
- a CDS encoding SusC/RagA family TonB-linked outer membrane protein, with translation MINFYKDGRVHAYFKGILQSIYNLKNKCMQLGIARRFPTAEYALENNIAHATNVCFGSQVFTDDISSILEDSCVPEWGLGCHSFGSSSTVVRQFPEAQSKRSRTAPEQVSKRSRTSVEGYSNKPRTGTEEKAEKHQGNSKEIATEVQSRPQEIATNKPTNGKEIAKNRQRNSRAEAEDCVEISRREAMEVVYSDKLLTNFVPTSNILRVGFELASNFLRVNPYENSKPTRIKLDKKPENGRIRSEERGKKICSRIGVSEDRLFSNSGQHRTVFVPASKYLRVAKYPLITFQLPFLGQPMCAGCVRGVQEMGEVRSRLEASTNPVPRMYCLSTVSSRGRYRKGTGSVLRSYWRGTKEVLRSYWRCTAFCKFEVSSDREVGSSILEGALSQISSFKPSKLLSQVFIRFVYDNFLNRLKRNSNLMQGVRKVVENKGVVRLCGAARLSIAQILLLLMTFGTLVSQAQNKQGYVLQGTVVSAVDKKPLQGVSVRVEAENIKISTKNDGTFSIPVAHRKGKVKFTNVGYKTVELEYTSGVILSVQLNASDNQLEEVEVVSTGFQKIPKERATGSFEFVDNKLFNRKVSTDFVSRLEDVVPSISFDKSYAPGRGKVLGFSIRGEASLTTIKWPLVVVDGVPYESNFDFLNGYFNNINPNDIENITVLKDAAASSIWGAKSGNGVIVITTKRGKYNQPFQLSVNSNVTIGRKPDLYYYPQMNTSDYIDAEKELFDKGYWNSRMNRYSQNLTPVIQLLKKHKEGDLSDIEMNKELDGLRSIDMREDFLKYIYHESVNQQYNVQLSGGSENMNTSFSVGYDNNLGDLVTSSYKRLTMKNNTQIRPVKNLILDLGVTYTESKRKDANTAMVGYNLMGRGTGNFPYMQLADRDGQALVVDAISYNPIFRDTVAGGRLLDWKYRPLDELDQTHLLTNIRETFINIKGTYRITKLLSLSTLYAYQTAGQPSETWRGMGSVHQRSAINYLTSWNKDMITWNMPVGDYLYKLHQYNNTHQGRFQLDFNKEFGDTHELNVIAGTEVRQIKSEVMSTVLNGYNPEVLSYQNVNYGKPFPALNGIGGAAMIYDYSQLGKYINRYISYFANASYSYASRYILSGSIRKDASNLFGVKANGRGQPFWSLGGAWLLSKENFINNQVFPMLKLRATYGYNGNVNNSTAAYPIISIQSSPEYITGQPYASMQSPPNPNLRWERVGMLNLGLDFSFKDRISGSIEYYIKRPKDLIAGAKIDPSTGYSSLNVNSANLDGRGVDISVNSLNIKTGSFNWTSNLVFAYNRTTVKQSYLTNDRARDYVTGPYNLLLSPIEGMDLYSLLTYKWAGLDPENGMPRGYVNGKVSTDYGIIVNQSKVDDLDNHGSLQPVHFGSFRNNFTYKNMELSFNISYKLGHKFLRSSFNNRWFIDRGVGHLDYALRWQQPGDELKTDVPSFTYPNDLYASDLYYYSSALVESASQIKLRDIQLSYTLKELERVGLKNVRVYAYIQNPGTIWRANKLGLDPEYGDAIPDPLSVSLGFNFNL, from the coding sequence ATGATTAATTTTTATAAGGATGGGAGAGTACATGCCTATTTTAAGGGTATTCTCCAGTCCATTTATAACCTAAAAAACAAGTGCATGCAGCTAGGGATAGCACGTCGATTTCCTACAGCTGAATATGCGCTTGAAAATAATATTGCACATGCAACTAATGTGTGTTTTGGTAGTCAGGTTTTTACTGATGATATTTCGTCTATTCTTGAGGATAGCTGCGTACCTGAGTGGGGATTAGGTTGCCATTCGTTTGGCAGTTCTTCGACCGTTGTTCGGCAATTTCCCGAAGCCCAGTCGAAGCGGAGTCGAACAGCACCCGAACAAGTGTCGAAGCGGTCTCGAACAAGTGTCGAAGGATACTCGAACAAACCTCGAACAGGAACCGAAGAAAAGGCAGAGAAACACCAAGGAAACAGCAAAGAAATAGCAACGGAGGTGCAAAGTAGGCCCCAAGAAATAGCAACCAATAAGCCTACAAACGGCAAAGAAATAGCAAAGAACAGGCAAAGAAATAGCAGAGCCGAAGCAGAGGATTGTGTAGAAATAAGCAGAAGGGAAGCAATGGAGGTGGTTTATTCTGATAAACTTCTGACCAACTTCGTACCAACTTCTAACATTCTACGAGTGGGCTTCGAGCTGGCTTCGAATTTTCTTCGAGTCAATCCGTATGAAAACTCAAAGCCAACTCGAATAAAATTGGATAAAAAGCCGGAGAATGGCAGAATAAGGTCAGAAGAAAGGGGGAAAAAGATCTGTAGCAGGATAGGAGTTAGTGAGGATAGGTTGTTCTCAAATTCGGGTCAGCATCGTACTGTGTTCGTACCAGCTTCGAAGTATTTACGAGTTGCTAAATACCCTTTAATTACCTTCCAATTACCTTTTCTTGGGCAGCCGATGTGCGCAGGATGTGTCAGGGGTGTGCAGGAGATGGGTGAGGTCCGAAGCAGATTAGAAGCAAGTACGAACCCGGTACCCAGAATGTACTGTTTAAGTACTGTTAGTTCACGGGGAAGGTACCGAAAAGGTACTGGGAGTGTACTAAGAAGCTACTGGAGAGGTACCAAAGAGGTACTAAGAAGCTACTGGAGATGTACGGCGTTTTGTAAGTTCGAGGTGTCTTCTGATCGAGAAGTAGGTAGTTCGATCTTGGAGGGTGCGTTATCTCAAATAAGCTCTTTTAAGCCTTCTAAATTATTGAGTCAAGTATTTATTCGTTTTGTTTATGATAATTTCTTGAATCGTTTAAAACGCAACTCAAACTTAATGCAAGGGGTGAGGAAGGTGGTTGAAAATAAGGGTGTTGTCCGTTTATGTGGTGCTGCAAGGTTATCGATTGCACAGATTTTACTGTTGTTGATGACGTTCGGAACATTAGTTAGCCAAGCCCAGAACAAACAGGGCTATGTATTGCAGGGTACGGTCGTATCCGCAGTGGACAAGAAGCCACTTCAAGGCGTATCAGTGCGTGTCGAAGCCGAGAATATCAAGATATCCACTAAGAATGACGGTACGTTCAGCATACCAGTAGCACACCGGAAAGGAAAAGTGAAATTCACTAATGTTGGTTACAAAACAGTAGAGCTGGAGTACACTTCCGGAGTGATATTGTCTGTACAACTAAATGCATCCGATAATCAACTGGAAGAAGTTGAAGTAGTGAGTACAGGATTCCAAAAAATCCCGAAAGAAAGAGCAACTGGTAGCTTTGAATTTGTGGATAATAAACTCTTCAACAGAAAGGTTTCGACAGACTTTGTGAGTAGGCTAGAGGATGTGGTGCCTAGTATATCGTTTGATAAAAGTTATGCTCCAGGTAGAGGGAAAGTTCTTGGATTTAGTATTCGTGGTGAGGCAAGTTTGACCACTATAAAGTGGCCTTTAGTCGTTGTTGATGGTGTACCGTATGAATCAAACTTTGATTTTTTGAATGGTTATTTTAATAATATTAATCCCAATGATATTGAAAACATAACCGTACTTAAAGATGCGGCAGCATCATCCATTTGGGGTGCAAAATCTGGTAATGGGGTGATTGTCATAACCACTAAGCGAGGGAAATATAATCAACCCTTTCAACTTTCGGTAAACAGTAATGTTACAATTGGAAGGAAGCCTGATTTGTATTATTATCCGCAGATGAATACTTCAGATTATATTGATGCAGAAAAAGAACTGTTTGATAAAGGCTATTGGAATAGTCGGATGAACCGATATAGTCAGAATCTAACCCCGGTTATTCAATTATTGAAAAAGCATAAGGAAGGTGATTTAAGTGATATAGAGATGAACAAGGAGTTGGATGGCTTGCGAAGTATTGATATGCGAGAAGATTTTTTGAAGTACATCTATCACGAGTCTGTGAATCAGCAATATAATGTCCAGTTGAGTGGTGGTTCTGAAAACATGAACACTTCTTTTTCTGTTGGTTATGATAATAATTTAGGGGATTTAGTAACGTCCTCTTATAAAAGACTGACCATGAAAAATAATACTCAGATACGTCCAGTTAAGAATTTGATTTTGGATTTGGGAGTTACTTATACAGAATCAAAAAGAAAAGATGCTAATACGGCGATGGTTGGTTATAATCTAATGGGAAGAGGTACTGGGAATTTCCCTTACATGCAGTTGGCTGATCGAGATGGTCAAGCATTAGTTGTAGATGCCATCAGTTATAATCCAATATTCCGAGATACTGTGGCGGGTGGGCGATTATTGGATTGGAAGTATAGGCCATTGGATGAACTAGACCAAACTCATCTTTTAACAAATATTCGTGAGACTTTTATTAATATAAAAGGTACTTATCGGATTACTAAATTATTAAGCTTATCGACTCTATATGCTTATCAAACTGCAGGTCAACCATCTGAAACTTGGAGAGGTATGGGGAGTGTTCATCAAAGATCAGCAATTAATTATTTAACATCATGGAATAAAGATATGATTACTTGGAATATGCCTGTCGGAGATTACTTATATAAGTTGCATCAATATAATAATACTCATCAAGGGAGGTTCCAATTAGATTTTAATAAAGAGTTTGGTGATACGCATGAATTAAATGTTATAGCTGGAACAGAGGTAAGGCAGATTAAAAGCGAGGTTATGAGTACTGTCTTAAATGGATATAACCCAGAAGTTTTAAGCTACCAAAATGTTAATTATGGCAAACCCTTTCCTGCTTTAAATGGCATAGGAGGTGCAGCTATGATCTATGATTACTCACAACTAGGTAAGTACATAAATCGTTATATTTCATATTTTGCCAATGCTTCATATTCTTATGCCAGTCGTTATATCTTAAGTGGGAGTATTCGTAAAGATGCTTCTAACTTATTTGGAGTGAAAGCAAATGGAAGAGGGCAACCCTTTTGGTCTTTGGGTGGCGCTTGGTTGTTATCAAAAGAAAACTTTATCAATAATCAGGTATTCCCAATGTTAAAATTGCGTGCTACTTATGGGTATAATGGTAATGTGAATAACAGTACGGCAGCATATCCCATTATTAGTATACAATCTTCTCCAGAATATATAACGGGTCAGCCATATGCGAGTATGCAATCGCCACCTAATCCTAATTTACGTTGGGAGCGTGTCGGGATGCTGAATTTAGGTTTGGATTTTTCATTTAAAGATCGCATATCGGGTTCGATAGAGTATTATATTAAACGACCCAAAGATTTGATTGCAGGAGCGAAAATTGACCCGTCTACGGGTTATAGCTCGTTGAATGTGAACTCTGCGAATTTGGATGGACGAGGTGTGGATATTTCAGTCAATAGTTTGAATATTAAAACCGGCTCTTTTAATTGGACTTCTAATTTGGTATTTGCTTATAATAGAACAACCGTCAAACAATCGTATTTAACTAATGATAGAGCAAGAGATTATGTAACTGGGCCATATAATCTATTATTGAGCCCTATTGAAGGGATGGATCTTTATAGTTTACTTACTTATAAATGGGCTGGCTTGGACCCTGAAAATGGGATGCCACGTGGTTATGTTAATGGGAAAGTTTCTACTGATTATGGAATAATTGTAAATCAGAGTAAGGTCGATGATTTGGATAATCATGGGTCATTACAACCTGTTCATTTTGGTTCATTTCGTAATAATTTCACATATAAGAATATGGAGTTGTCTTTTAATATATCCTATAAACTCGGGCATAAATTCTTGAGGAGTTCTTTTAATAATCGTTGGTTTATTGATCGAGGTGTTGGTCATTTGGATTATGCTTTGCGCTGGCAACAACCAGGTGACGAGTTAAAAACTGATGTGCCTTCTTTCACTTACCCTAATGATTTATATGCGAGTGATTTATATTACTATTCATCCGCATTAGTGGAATCGGCCAGCCAAATTAAACTACGTGATATTCAATTGAGTTACACGTTAAAAGAATTAGAAAGGGTTGGATTGAAGAATGTTCGTGTTTATGCTTATATCCAGAATCCTGGAACCATTTGGCGAGCTAATAAATTAGGTCTTGACCCCGAATATGGGGACGCGATTCCTGATCCCTTGTCTGTTTCTTTAGGTTTTAATTTTAACCTCTAA